Part of the Trichoderma asperellum chromosome 1, complete sequence genome is shown below.
AGTGATGTGGAGCTGCTTGCACTAGAAATTGGTTTACACAAACGCAACTTCGCAGACCTTCATGGGCAAGGCTCTCGTATCCTAGAAGAGTCTTGGAGACGAACATGGTGGTACCTCTACATTGTGGATGGCATGATTGCGGGCATACATCGCGAAACTAGCTTTGCACTGTTTGACGTCTCAACTGATGTGTTACTTCCTTGTGAGGAACATCAATACCTTTCCGGGGTGGGTGAAACAAATGGGACTCCATTATTATGCGTTCTACTCAGCAGGTTTCCAAATTTATTGTGGTCAAGCTAACGACTAATGCTAGGAAATTCCAAAGCCGCTGTCTCTCCAGGATCTGCATGATAGAAACTTCAACGAAGACGAACACCAATTCTCGTCATTTGCTCAATTGATCATATGTGGTCAAAGTCTCGGTACTTTTTTGCAATTACCACCTATATGTAACCCTGAGGACCCTAATGTAAAAGAACTGGAATTGCTTCTTACGAGTTGGAGGCTGCATCTACCTCGCTTCAAACGCCACATGTTACAGCAAGACGGTGAGCCGGACGAGGTGATGTTTCAGGCATATATGATAACCTATGCCATACTCATACTCCTATACCAGCCATTTTGTCGATTCAACACCAAAGCAGCCCAGGCAATCGACACCTGCGCGCCGGTCCAACGCACCTTAGGCAACGACTACGTCGATTATTACACGAAGGAGACGATTTCATCGGCCAACGCCATCAGCGCCATGATTGCACGAAGAGAACCACTgctctcacacacacacttcTTTACATGTGCGCTCACGCTGTCGTCTATTGTTCACCTCAGCCACTGGGCACTGCTGTCGTCAGATGCTCGTGATTCTGCCTTGCGGGAAAGCATTCGCTTGAACCTGGGTGCTTTAAAACTCCGCGCTAGTGtttggcctgctgctgccgaaGCACAAGCACAGGTCGCTACCGTAGCCAAGGCGATCCATCGAATAAAGAAAACAGAATCCGCAGAATCCAATCTTTTggatattttaataaacaaTGAAAGTATGTAAAATAGTTCTGCAATAAAACGATTTTGTTTTGCAATGTAGA
Proteins encoded:
- a CDS encoding uncharacterized protein (EggNog:ENOG41~TransMembrane:1 (o451-467i)) encodes the protein MESFLSILDDYPEVSNLSPTFSWATSPVVDQSINPGTTPTDNIKDNQGPVTPTTETQTDAPRLLPVKTCLTCRRRHLKCSGSNPCARCVTSQVECVFIPSQRGYNRLRRATTQGKERLPLAGTSRLQYQPPSPGPSVDAARGNEPNRNQASDNEVESHPLSASSRLNKLSAYDTSALYNQTSSPQLTIMNDPDRPLTAFYYHAFASNPFVLPRCHLSQIDDAKSLHVLVTAMRWVGSLYINATVQTDLYNAAHSSIYDDQAPRNGFLVQAMMLLLVALDGSCQRREALRILSDVELLALEIGLHKRNFADLHGQGSRILEESWRRTWWYLYIVDGMIAGIHRETSFALFDVSTDVLLPCEEHQYLSGEIPKPLSLQDLHDRNFNEDEHQFSSFAQLIICGQSLGTFLQLPPICNPEDPNVKELELLLTSWRLHLPRFKRHMLQQDGEPDEVMFQAYMITYAILILLYQPFCRFNTKAAQAIDTCAPVQRTLGNDYVDYYTKETISSANAISAMIARREPLLSHTHFFTCALTLSSIVHLSHWALLSSDARDSALRESIRLNLGALKLRASVWPAAAEAQAQVATVAKAIHRIKKTESAESNLLDILINNESM